TTCTCAATATCTTCCATCATGGAATCCAAGTCATTGTTCTGACCTGTGTTAAATTTGGATGAGTTGCGGGCATCTTGACCAAAAAACGGGTTCGAATTGCCATATGCACCGCCCTGGTTGTAACCAGTTCCCTGCCCATACTGCGATCTTGTATTGTTACTGCCATAATAGCGTGGATCCTGTTGATGGTAGGGCCCGCTGTCAGGGCCAAATCCTCCATCGAAAGGAGATCTCGGCTCCTTGGAGATAACCAGTGCCGCAATCACATAAATCATAAATGTGGTTCCTGCTGTAATAAAGAAACTGATCACAACCAGAATACGAATCCATGTTGAGTCCATTCCTGTTGCGTCAGAAAGACCGCCACATACACCTGTTATTACTCTATCCCGGCTTGATCTGTAAATTCGGGTCATTATCAAATTACTCCTTCCCGCTGTTGTTCAGCTTGCTTTTCAGTCTCGCCCACTCTTGTTCGAGCAGCGATCCACCGCCTTGGGCATCCTGTGCATGGTCGCCCTCACCCCGACGTAAATCACGCAGACTCATCGTTTCTGCTTCCATATCGGCTACCCGGTCTTCCAAGCGGTTGAACATTCGGGGAACATTTCGTCCACCGTATGTACCAGCCCGTTCGTTCATTTGCTGCTGGAGTCTCAACGTCTGTACACGTGCCGCATAATACTGACGCTTGCTGTGTACCGTTTGATATTCTGTCTTTAACGTATCTAGCTGTTGTTCTAGCTCACGTAGTGATTCACGGCTCTGCTCCCACAATTCTCTATACTGCTCTTCTTTTTCTGCATATAGCATTTTCTCCTGTAGGGCCAGCTTCGCAATATGTTCTTCATCAGCTTTCAAAGCCAGTAGCGCCTGTTCCTCCCGTTTGGTCTGCATGGACAATGCATGATCCAACTGCTGCTTCATCTGTCTTGTATGCATCGCATACTGTTGATGGAGTTTTTCCGCTTCGGCAATTTCCTGGCGGGTATTATACAAGAACTGGTCAATCAGTTGCACTGGGTCTTGGCTTTGTTCCAAATGCTCATTGAAGGTCGCTACCGTAATATCGCGCATTCTTCGAAAAACACTCATTTGCATCTGCTCCTTTCACAATTCGTATCCCCATAATTAAAACTTCGTTACTGCAATATTTCTTCATTCGCTAAACTGCTAAAATCAGTAACGTCTTCTGCGGTCACTCAGCAGGGAAACACCAAATATAATCAACCCGATTGCCAGTAGTGGTCCCAGAAGCCAGGACAGTTTGCCGAGCAAAATCAGTACCCCAAGTACAAGTACGATCCAGCCGAAGAGCGCATTTCCTTTTTTCACACCGTAGTAGCCTAGCATAACCATAGCTATCGGAATTAAGTAACCAATCAGATGTCCTAAAAAGTGACCGAAAAACGGAGTAAACTTACCGAGCAGCATAATCGAACCCAACACGATCAATACAATGGCTAACCCATTCCCTTTGTTAACTCTCATCATCTCTCACCGCCTTTCACTGTGTCTTGCTTATGTCCTTATTGTACGCTGAACAAGCGTTTGACAAAACGGACCCCAGACGGTTTTTGAACCTAGACCTAAGTCGGGGATGAGTATAGACCTGCGGCTATCCTCCTCTATGCTGTTCTGCTGCACGGGCTATCGAATGTTGCTCACCCGCTTGCTTGGAACGTAGTGAAAGGACGAGACAAGCCAGTAACGCTATAGCTGCAACCATATAAGGCAGATTAATATGAACATCGAACAACAGTCCTGCAATTAATGGTCCAATCACATTACCCAAGCTGGTATAGGATGAGTTCATGCCTGCCACAAAGCCTTGCTCATCTCCGGCCTGCCGCGATAGAGAAGTACTTACTGCCGGGCGAAGGATATCCATAGCCAGAAAAATGATGAAGGTCGTCAGCATAATCATCATGTACTGTTCAGCAAATAGGGTTAGGAAGATGAACAGGCCCCCAATAGCCAAGCAGAGATGAATTACTTTTTTCTCTCCAAAACGATTAATGATCCATCCAAATATAGTTGCTTGGACAACTGCTCCCAAAATGGAGCCTGTCGTTATGATGATGGCAATATCCATCGGTGTGAAACCATATTTATGGTCAACAAACAGTCCAAATACGGTTTCGAAGTTCGCTAACCCAAAAGCAACGACAAATACAATGAGTAAACCCATGAAATATGGAGATTGATATGACTTGGCAAATTGCTGCAAAAGATTTTCTTTTTGACGTGGAAGCTCTCTATTATATTGTTGCTTTTCCTTGCTTAAAGACTCAGGCAGCACTAACAGAGACAAGATAGCTGCTATTCCCGCAGCTCCAGCTGCCGCAAAGAAGGGAATGCGTATTCCATATGTGGCAAGCAATCCGCCAATCCCTGGCCCGATTATGAAGCCTGTGTTGATCGCCGCATTGATCATGCCCATTCCCTTGCCTCTTTCCTCAAACGAGGTCACGTCAGCGACATAGGCCATTATAGAAGGAGTCAGCAACGCTGCCCCTGCTCCACCCATGATTCGTGCTATGAACAGGGTAGGAATGGAATGAGCCAGTCCAAAAACAAGCTCTGATAACATGAAGATGAACATCCCAGAAACAATCAATTTTTTACGTCCATAACGATCAGACAACTTTCCTGACAATGGTGATAATAAAAGCTGAGTCAACGCAAAAGCTGCAACCATCAGTCCCATCGAAGAACCATTCATCCCTAGCTCACTTATAAATTTAGGTAATACAGGGACAACTAAGCCGATCCCCATGAATGCCAAAAAAATGTTAAGCATCAATAACAGCATTGCTCCTCGATTTCTTGTGAGTATAGACATATTACCACCCTTCCTTTTCCGTATCTCTTTATTCGATATCAGGTAAACTTCATTATCCCTTTTCAAAAAACAATTGAAACTAAAAATGTTTTCTTAGTTTTCATATAAAAAAGTGGCCTCTTCAAATATGCAGCATATTGTTGAGGCTATTTTTTAATTTTCGACCAAACCGAACAACAAAATATCTACAATAGAATAAGTAGCTTCCTCTACCGTCACACTGTTATCCAGAAAGAAACGCTGATCAAGCGTTAAATTTACAGATTCAATAATAAGCTTCATGATCAGAGCCTCATTTTTGTTCACAATAATTCCTTCTCGGATGCCTTCCTGAATTAATGTTCTAATCGGAGACCAATCATTTAAATCGGCATGTACCCTTTTCCATTGTTCAGGATAATACTTTTTCATCTGGTCCAATATTCTTAAATCGTAAAACTTATAATACAGAGGCATGACCCTAATCGACTGCTTAATCTTGTCTAACAAAGATAACTCATTATTTTGGATAATCTGCTCAGTTTTTCGAATCATATCATCATTTGTACGCTCAATAAGTGTTTCTAAAATAAGCGTCTTAGACGAAAAGTTTTCATACAACGTACGCTTGCTAATAGCGAGTCTTTTCGCAAGATCATCCATCGTAAATTTCAATCCATTTTCATGAACTTCATCTACAAAAGCCTCCAAAATTCTTTCCTGCATATTCGCCCTCATTTCTTTCGCGCTCGGTAAACTAGAAAAGTTTTTTCAGTACCATCATCTTACGATAAGATCAAAGCGCTGGTCAAGTCCATGTTAACCTTGTTGCCAAAATCATGAATATATAATAAAAAGGGGGATAAAATGCCTTTAAGCATTTTATCACCCTTTTGTGTATGGGCGAGAGGACTAGAACCTCCACGGTTTCCCACTCGATACCGAATACAATCTTGATAATACCTTGTTTAATGAAGGGGGATAAGCGTTGCTCGTCGATTTCGACCCGCAAGGTAATCTGTCGATGTACTTTGGTATTGAGCAGCGGGATCAACTTCCGTGGCTATGGTCTGCGACAGGACTAACTCAGTTGCTCAGTATCAAGGAATTTAGAATACTTGTACAACTTCTTTAATATCATCAATTTCCTCAAGAATTGCGCGCTCAATAGCAACCTTTAACGTAATCGTAGCACTTGGGCAACCATTGCAAGCTCCCAAAAATCTTAATTTTGCTATACCGTTCTCAACTTCGACCAGTTCAGCATCTCCACCGTCACGCAGTAAGAAAGGACGTAGTTTGAGAAGAACTTCCGATACTTCATCGAATAAAACTCCATTTTCATCCATTATGTCAATTCCTCCCATTGTTTTACCAACCGTCAATTCATACCTTTTTTCACCCTAGATCGTCTGAGTGATCCTTTGCTTTTTGCCTAAGAGTGACCTCTTGATCCGAAAGTTCCCTTATAAGCGTATGAATAGAGTCTAAAGGTATCATCACACCGCAACTTGCGCTCAATCCTGACAGCATATTGAGGCAGAACTGAAGTTTTCGTATCTCTCGCGTAATTTGAGCTAGTTCTGAATCGTCCGAATTATTTTTCTTCATTACTAGCACCTCGCACTTCTTTAAAGAATGATAAAGGTTTGATCTATTAAATTAATGAATCAACCGATGCTTCCTTCCATCTCAAATTGAATCAACCGATTCATTTCAACGGCATATTCCATTGGCAATTCTTTGGTAAACGGTTCAATAAAGCCCATTACAATCATTTGTGTAGCATCTTGTTCTGTAAGCCCGCGGCTCATTAAGTAAAACAATTGTTCCTCGGACACTTTGGATACTGTTGCCTCGTGCTCCAAAGTAATCTGATCGTTTTTAATTTCATTGTACGGAATCGTATCTGATGTTGACATGTTGTCCAATATCAACGTATCGCACTTAATATTGGACTTGGACCCTGCGGAATCGCGGCTGAAGCTGGACAACCCTCGGTAGTTTACTTTTCCGCCCTGCTTGCTGATGGATTTGGATATAATCGTAGATGTTGTCTCGGGAGCAAGGTGAATTACCTTCGCGCCAGCATCTTGATGCTGATCTTTACCGGCTACGGCAATAGACAGGATGGACCCCTTGGCTCCCCGTCCTTTCAATAATACTGCCGGATACTTCATTGTTACCTTGGAGCCGATGTTGCCGTCCACCCATTCCATTGTGGCATTTTCTTCTGCCACAGCCCTTTGGGTTACCAAGTTGTAGATATTAGGAGCCCAATTCTGAATGGTCGTGTAACGGACACGGGAATCTTTCCGGCAAATAATTTCAATAACTCCACTATGCAGAGAACTGGTACTATAAATAGGTGCTGTACATCCTTCAACATAATGGACAAAGCTGCCCTCTTCGGCAATAATTAATGTCCGCTCGAATTGACCCATATTTTCAGAATTAATACGGAAATAACCTTGTATAGGAACCTCGCACTGAACCCCCTTCGGAATGTATACAAAGCTACCGCCTGACCAAACCGCACTATTAAGCGCCGCAAATTTATTGTCGGCGGGAGGGATTATCGTCCCAAAATGTTGCTTAAACACTTCGGGGTATTGCTTTAATGCACTATCCGTATCAAGGAAAATAACGCCCTGATCCTCCAGTTCTTTCCGCATGCTGTGATAAACTACTTCCGACTCATATTGAGCGGATACGCCCGCCAGGAACTTTTGCTCCGCTTCAGGGATTCCCAGCTTGTCAAAGGTTGCTTTGATCTCGGAAGGAACCTCCTCCCAGGTCTTTCCCTGTTTTTCAGAAGGGCGAACGTAATACTGGATGTCATCAAGATTTAGCTCGGTCAAATCCGCTCCCCATTCAGGCATCGGCATTTTGTAGAATTGATTCAAAGCTTTCAACCGAAAATTGAGCATCCACTCCGGCTCTTCCTTGATTCGGGAAATTTCCCGGACAATCTCTTCCGTCAGACCTTTTCCAGATTGAAAAATAGACTGGTGCTTGTCGCGAAACCCATATTTATATTCGCCCATATCTGGTGCTTTTTTAGCCATTGGTATCACTCCTTTTTAACCTTTCAAGATTCATTTTGATTTGCTATGATCTGCCGAGCTTGCTTTCCACTAAATCTTTTAGGCGACTGCGAACACCTTCCAGCGGGATCTCCGAAATGACAGGAGCGAGAAATCCGAAAATAACAAGATGTTCGGCTTCACTCCGTGATATCCCGCGCGACATCAGATAATAGATTTGCTCTGCATTTACTTGCCCCACGGATGCAGCATGACCCGCGGTTACATCATCCTCATCTATCAGCAGGATCGGATTGGCATCGCCGCGAGCTTTAGGACTTAACATAAGCACGCGTTCTGTTTGCTGACCATCACAATGGGTTGCACCTTTTTCAATCTTTGTAATGCCGTTGATAATGGCCGTAGCTTCTTCAAGCATGACTGCACGCGTAATCATCTGGCTTACCGAGCTTCTGCCAAAATGCTGAGCTTGAGTTGTATAGCTCGATTTTTGATTGCCCGTGCCAATAGCAATCACCTTATTGTCGGAGACCGCCCCGTTGCCTTGTAGCAAAGTCTTGGTATCGCTCACGG
The Paenibacillus peoriae DNA segment above includes these coding regions:
- a CDS encoding NifU family protein yields the protein MDENGVLFDEVSEVLLKLRPFLLRDGGDAELVEVENGIAKLRFLGACNGCPSATITLKVAIERAILEEIDDIKEVVQVF
- a CDS encoding TetR/AcrR family transcriptional regulator: MQERILEAFVDEVHENGLKFTMDDLAKRLAISKRTLYENFSSKTLILETLIERTNDDMIRKTEQIIQNNELSLLDKIKQSIRVMPLYYKFYDLRILDQMKKYYPEQWKRVHADLNDWSPIRTLIQEGIREGIIVNKNEALIMKLIIESVNLTLDQRFFLDNSVTVEEATYSIVDILLFGLVEN
- a CDS encoding LiaF transmembrane domain-containing protein encodes the protein MRVNKGNGLAIVLIVLGSIMLLGKFTPFFGHFLGHLIGYLIPIAMVMLGYYGVKKGNALFGWIVLVLGVLILLGKLSWLLGPLLAIGLIIFGVSLLSDRRRRY
- the sufB gene encoding Fe-S cluster assembly protein SufB, whose product is MAKKAPDMGEYKYGFRDKHQSIFQSGKGLTEEIVREISRIKEEPEWMLNFRLKALNQFYKMPMPEWGADLTELNLDDIQYYVRPSEKQGKTWEEVPSEIKATFDKLGIPEAEQKFLAGVSAQYESEVVYHSMRKELEDQGVIFLDTDSALKQYPEVFKQHFGTIIPPADNKFAALNSAVWSGGSFVYIPKGVQCEVPIQGYFRINSENMGQFERTLIIAEEGSFVHYVEGCTAPIYSTSSLHSGVIEIICRKDSRVRYTTIQNWAPNIYNLVTQRAVAEENATMEWVDGNIGSKVTMKYPAVLLKGRGAKGSILSIAVAGKDQHQDAGAKVIHLAPETTSTIISKSISKQGGKVNYRGLSSFSRDSAGSKSNIKCDTLILDNMSTSDTIPYNEIKNDQITLEHEATVSKVSEEQLFYLMSRGLTEQDATQMIVMGFIEPFTKELPMEYAVEMNRLIQFEMEGSIG
- a CDS encoding PspC domain-containing protein; amino-acid sequence: MTRIYRSSRDRVITGVCGGLSDATGMDSTWIRILVVISFFITAGTTFMIYVIAALVISKEPRSPFDGGFGPDSGPYHQQDPRYYGSNNTRSQYGQGTGYNQGGAYGNSNPFFGQDARNSSKFNTGQNNDLDSMMEDIEKKAMKKELAELRKKVEQFEKGDRK
- a CDS encoding MFS transporter, which translates into the protein MRKRKGGNMSILTRNRGAMLLLMLNIFLAFMGIGLVVPVLPKFISELGMNGSSMGLMVAAFALTQLLLSPLSGKLSDRYGRKKLIVSGMFIFMLSELVFGLAHSIPTLFIARIMGGAGAALLTPSIMAYVADVTSFEERGKGMGMINAAINTGFIIGPGIGGLLATYGIRIPFFAAAGAAGIAAILSLLVLPESLSKEKQQYNRELPRQKENLLQQFAKSYQSPYFMGLLIVFVVAFGLANFETVFGLFVDHKYGFTPMDIAIIITTGSILGAVVQATIFGWIINRFGEKKVIHLCLAIGGLFIFLTLFAEQYMMIMLTTFIIFLAMDILRPAVSTSLSRQAGDEQGFVAGMNSSYTSLGNVIGPLIAGLLFDVHINLPYMVAAIALLACLVLSLRSKQAGEQHSIARAAEQHRGG
- a CDS encoding PspA/IM30 family protein codes for the protein MSVFRRMRDITVATFNEHLEQSQDPVQLIDQFLYNTRQEIAEAEKLHQQYAMHTRQMKQQLDHALSMQTKREEQALLALKADEEHIAKLALQEKMLYAEKEEQYRELWEQSRESLRELEQQLDTLKTEYQTVHSKRQYYAARVQTLRLQQQMNERAGTYGGRNVPRMFNRLEDRVADMEAETMSLRDLRRGEGDHAQDAQGGGSLLEQEWARLKSKLNNSGKE